Part of the Desulfurococcus sp. genome is shown below.
CATAGCTCCACTTATTGAACAATTTTATCTCGTTGATTGTAAGCTCCTCTACGCTACTCATACAGCTACCCCTCTCTACCTAACAGGCTTCTGCTTCTTGCCGAGCCATAGGGCTTTAAGTGATACTCCATTAACGCTTATAACCTTGTATCTTACGCCTGGGATGTCTCCAAGGGATCCACCTAGTGGCCCTCCAATACCTTCTATTATTACTTCATCGTGTTCATCAATGTAGTTTATTCCACCATCTAGCGGGACAAATGCTGTGACAACCTTCCCGTTTTTAACTAGCTGTACTCTAACACATTTTCTTACAGCTGAGTTGGGTTTACGTGACTCAATGCCGACTTTCTCGAGGACTATGCCTCTAGCCATAGGGGCTCCTTCTAGTGGATCCTTGAGCTTACCTATTTTCCTGAGCATCCTCTGCTTGAAGCTCCTCTGGCTCCAGCGGTACTTCAACCTCTTCTCTTTCAATTTTCTAGCCGCGTATAGCCCGGCTGGAGCTTTCTTCCCCGGCATAAGGCTCCCTCCAGCTTAAGCAATAACCACTGAGTCTATGTTAAAGTGCCTTTTTAAAATAAGTCTAGCTCTCTGCACGTTCTTCCCATTCCTCCCTATTGCTATGCCTTTATCTGACGGCTCTACCGCCACATATAGTACTCTGCTTCCATCAGGCCTGGTTGCTAGCTTCACCTCTTTAACTCTAGCTGGTGCTAGAGCATACCTGACTTGCTCCTCGATGCTGCTACCATATCCT
Proteins encoded:
- a CDS encoding 30S ribosomal protein S12, with the protein product MPGKKAPAGLYAARKLKEKRLKYRWSQRSFKQRMLRKIGKLKDPLEGAPMARGIVLEKVGIESRKPNSAVRKCVRVQLVKNGKVVTAFVPLDGGINYIDEHDEVIIEGIGGPLGGSLGDIPGVRYKVISVNGVSLKALWLGKKQKPVR
- a CDS encoding NusA-like transcription termination signal-binding factor, translated to MSSEKPQIKITPEEFRYMALLNELTGAVVKDCIIDEENNRVIFLVNPEDVGKAIGPRGFFAQRLRRLLNKNIEVVGYGSSIEEQVRYALAPARVKEVKLATRPDGSRVLYVAVEPSDKGIAIGRNGKNVQRARLILKRHFNIDSVVIA